A single genomic interval of Mauremys reevesii isolate NIE-2019 linkage group 24, ASM1616193v1, whole genome shotgun sequence harbors:
- the LOC120390105 gene encoding phospholipase A2 inhibitor and Ly6/PLAUR domain-containing protein-like — MSPNCVTEEERDRHWQIFSASLNYPSAPAPGNVTQPEAPKEICPSVTNPLTGDLAASQIPAPIYCFPIAMEASLAACILAALLATGACLRCEVCRGEGIRCRGDLQTCAAGQDFCGIAWIESKLAGEKTQSILMGCATSSQCKASPFPMNFGMGKTRRTSFTCCQGDACLPSPISVPPANTEPNGRRCRGCYSLSSEQCREETINCTGAETRCVEIAGTLKSGGTASKTVMKGCATESVCAQIEAGSVSFAGFSGDLTTAKCTAASSAAGSVLRPAGLLLPALAGLLLLTPIS, encoded by the exons ATGAGTCCAAATTGTGTCAccg aggaggagagagacagacattgGCAAATCTTTTCTGCGTCACTGAACTATCcgtctgctccagccccaggaaaCGTTACTCAGCCTGAAGCCCCTAAGGAGATTTG CCCCTCTGTGACAAATCCCCTGACTGGAGATTTGGCTGCATCACAGATCCCAGCGCCGATCTACTGCTTCCCCATCGCCATGGAGGCTTCTCTTGCTGCCTGCATCCTCGCTGCTCTCCTGGCTACGG gGGCCTGTCTGCGGTGTGAGGTTTGCAGAGGCGAAGGAATCAGATGCAGGGGTGACCTACAGACCTGCGCTGCTGGGCAGGACTTTTGTGGCATCGCCTGGATAGAATCCAAACTGG CTGGAGAGAAGACCCAGAGCATTCTCATGGGCTGTGCGACATCCAGCCAGTGTAAGGCCAGCCCCTTCCCTATGAACTTTGGGATGGGAAAGACCAGAAGGACGAGCTTCACCTGCTGCCAGGGGGACGCCTGCCTACCGTCCCCCATTTCAG TGCCCCCGGCTAACACCGAACCCAACGGCCGGCGCTGCCGCGGCTGCTACTCTCTGTCCTCTGAGCAGTGCCGCGAAGAGACCATAAATTGCACTGGAGCCGAGACCCGGTGTGTCGAGATCGCCGGGACCCTAAAATCAG GTGGAACTGCCAGTAAGACCGTCATGAAGGGCTGCGCTACCGAGTCCGTCTGCGCCCAGATAGAAGCAGGGTCTGTGAGCTTCGCAGGGTTCAGTGGAGACCTAACTACGGCCAAATGCACAGCGGCCTCCAGCGCAGCTGGCTCAGTTCTGAGACCAGCCGGGCTCCTCCTTCCTGCCCTCGCTGGGCTCCTCCTGCTGACACCAATCTCCTGA
- the LOC120390145 gene encoding phospholipase A2 inhibitor and Ly6/PLAUR domain-containing protein-like isoform X1 produces MINPLAGDLAASQTPAPTYCSSITMEASLVVCILAALLATGACLQCEVCEGQGTGCTGTMRPCPAGQDSCAIAVRVTTMAGVNSRSIHKGCVMSSQCSTGPISMNFGQGMTTRTSVACCVGDACRTTTVAVPQADTTPNGRRCHGCYSLSSEQCREETINCTGSETRCLDATGTITPGRNPVQMVMKGCVSQSICDQLQVGSGTVAGVSSSLTTAKCTTDSGAAGGAPGPAGLLPALAGLLLLKLLS; encoded by the exons ATGATAAATCCCCTGGCAGGAGATTTGGCTGCATCACAGACCCCAGCGCCGACCTACTGCTCCTCCATCACCATGGAGGCTTCTCTTGTCGTCTGCATCCTCGCTGCTCTCCTGGCTACGG ggGCCTGTCTGCAATGTGAAGTTTGCGAAGGCCAAGGAACCGGCTGCACGGGCACCATgcggccctgcccagctgggcaggaCTCTTGTGCCATCGCTGTGAGAGTAACCACAATGG CGGGAGTGAACAGCCGGAGCATTCACAAGGGCTGTGTGATGTCCAGCCAGTGTAGCACCGGCCCCATCTCGATGAATTTTGGGCAGGGAATGACGACAAGGACGAGCGTCGCCTGCTGCGTGGGAGACGCCTGCAGAACCACCACAGTTGCAG tgccccaggctgacACCACACCCAACGGCCGGCGCTGCCACGGCTGCTACTCTCTGTCCTCTGAGCAGTGTCGCGAAGAGACCATAAATTGTACTGGATCCGAGACCCGATGTCTCGACGCTACTGGGACCATAACACCTG gTCGAAACCCAGTGCAGATGGTCATGAAGGGCTGCGTCTCCCAGTCCATCTGCGACCAGCTACAAGTGGGTTCGGGAACCGTCGCAGGGGTCAGTTCAAGTCTAACCACGGCCAAATGCACAACGGACTCCGGTGCGGCGGGCGGGGCTCCAGGACCAGCCGGGCTCCTCCCGGCCCTCGCTGGGCTTCTCCTGCTGAAGCTTCTCTCCTGA
- the LOC120390145 gene encoding phospholipase A2 inhibitor and Ly6/PLAUR domain-containing protein-like isoform X2, whose product MRPCPAGQDSCAIAVRVTTMAGVNSRSIHKGCVMSSQCSTGPISMNFGQGMTTRTSVACCVGDACRTTTVAVPQADTTPNGRRCHGCYSLSSEQCREETINCTGSETRCLDATGTITPGRNPVQMVMKGCVSQSICDQLQVGSGTVAGVSSSLTTAKCTTDSGAAGGAPGPAGLLPALAGLLLLKLLS is encoded by the exons ATgcggccctgcccagctgggcaggaCTCTTGTGCCATCGCTGTGAGAGTAACCACAATGG CGGGAGTGAACAGCCGGAGCATTCACAAGGGCTGTGTGATGTCCAGCCAGTGTAGCACCGGCCCCATCTCGATGAATTTTGGGCAGGGAATGACGACAAGGACGAGCGTCGCCTGCTGCGTGGGAGACGCCTGCAGAACCACCACAGTTGCAG tgccccaggctgacACCACACCCAACGGCCGGCGCTGCCACGGCTGCTACTCTCTGTCCTCTGAGCAGTGTCGCGAAGAGACCATAAATTGTACTGGATCCGAGACCCGATGTCTCGACGCTACTGGGACCATAACACCTG gTCGAAACCCAGTGCAGATGGTCATGAAGGGCTGCGTCTCCCAGTCCATCTGCGACCAGCTACAAGTGGGTTCGGGAACCGTCGCAGGGGTCAGTTCAAGTCTAACCACGGCCAAATGCACAACGGACTCCGGTGCGGCGGGCGGGGCTCCAGGACCAGCCGGGCTCCTCCCGGCCCTCGCTGGGCTTCTCCTGCTGAAGCTTCTCTCCTGA
- the LOC120390144 gene encoding phospholipase A2 inhibitor subunit gamma B-like, with product MGLSLRNGGFRSCRMAKELRREAWIRGSLQRTSQEQSGTSVINPPATDLAASQTPAPIYCFPITMEASLAACILAALLAMGACLRCEVCNGPGTRCTGQPDTCTPGQDSCAIALTDSTLVGSKSQTIIKNCVSSDVCKASPFSAHFGNAMTRMSFKCCVGDACKTTDITVPPADPTPNGRRCPGCYALNADHCNEQTIHCTGSETQCINATGTITIDRRKMQTVMKGCASESICVMAQVASRMFTDISADLTMAKCTEASGVAGGALGPAGILLPALAGLLLKLLS from the exons ATGGGTTTAAGTTTAAGAAACGGTGGTTTCCGGTCCTGCCGGATGGCCAAAGAACTCAGAAGGGAAGCGTGGATCAGAGGCAGTCTGCAAAGAACCAGCCAAGAACAAAGTGG CACATCTGTGATAAATCCCCCAGCCACAGATTTGGCTGCATCACAGACCCCAGCACCGATCTACTGCTTCCCCATCACCATGGAGGCTTCTCTTGCCGCCTGCATCCTCGCTGCTCTCCTGGCTATGG GGGCCTGTCTGCGGTGTGAGGTTTGCAACGGACCAGGAACCAGATGCACGGGCCAACCAGACACCTGCACTCCTGGGCAGGACTCTTGTGCCATCGCCTTGACAGACTCCACATTGG TGGGAAGCAAGAGTCAGACAATTATCAAAAACTGTGTGTCCTCCGACGTATGTAAAGCCAGCCCTTTCTCCGCACACTTTGGCAACGCAATGACAAGGATGAGCTTCAAATGCTGCGTGGGAGACGCCTGCAAGACCACCGATATTACAG TGCCCCCGGCTGACCCCACACCCAACGGCCGGCGCTGCCCGGGCTGCTACGCGTTGAACGCTGATCATTGCAATGAGCAAACCATACATTGTACTGGATCCGAGACCCAGTGTATTAATGCCACCGGGACCATAACAATTG aTAGACGTAAAATGCAGACTGTGATGAAGGGCTGCGCTTCCGAGTCCATCTGCGTCATGGCACAAGTGGCTTCGAGGATGTTCACAGATATCAGTGCAGATCTAACCATGGCCAAATGCACAGAGGCCTCCGGCGTGGCGGGCGGGGCTCTGGGACCAGCCGGGATCCTCCTCCCGGCCCTCGCTGGGCTTCTGCTGAAGCTTCTCTCCTGA
- the LOC120390106 gene encoding phospholipase A2 inhibitor and Ly6/PLAUR domain-containing protein-like — MEASLVVCTLAALLATGACLQCEVCFGLATSCTGDLETCAAGEDSCGVALTESTLAGIKTQSILKGCMPSSQCKAGPVSVNFGQGMRTQTSFACCVGDACRTTTVTVPPADTTPNGRRCPACVAVFADQCSEKTIQCTGDETRCVDIVETLTAGGNPVQMVMKGCASESVCAQIKLGSSTFAGLSADLTTAKCTVASGAVEVAPGPGGLLLLKLRS, encoded by the exons ATGGAGGCTTCTCTTGTCGTCTGCACCCTCGCTGCTCTCCTGGCTACGG GGGCCTGTCTGCAGTGTGAGGTTTGCTTCGGCCTAGCAACCAGCTGCACAGGCGACCTAGAGACCTGCGCGGCCGGGGAAGACTCCTGTGGCGTCGCTCTGACAGAATCCACACTGG CGGGAATTAAGACCCAGAGCATTCTCAAGGGCTGTATGCCGTCGAGTCAATGTAAAGCCGGCCCCGTCTCTGTGAATTTTGGGCAGGGAATGAGAACACAGACAAGCTTTGCCTGCTGCGTGGGAGACGCCTGCAGAACAACCACCGTTACTG TGCCCCCGGCTGACACCACACCCAACGGCCGGCGCTGCCCAGCCTGCGTCGCTGTGTTTGCTGATCAGTGCAGCGAGAAGACCATACAGTGCACGGGCGACGAGACCCGATGTGTCGACATCGTCGAGACCCTAACAGCTG gtgGAAATCCAGTGCAGATGGTCATGAAGGGCTGCGCTTCCGAGTCCGTCTGCGCCCAGATAAAATTGGGTTCGTCGACCTTCGCAGGGCTCAGTGCTGATCTAACCACGGCCAAATGCACAGTGGCCTCCGGCGCGGTGGAGGTGGCACCAGGGCCAGGCGGGCTCCTGCTGCTGAAGCTTCGCTCCTGA